The Stratiformator vulcanicus genome has a segment encoding these proteins:
- a CDS encoding Hint domain-containing protein yields MLAAGLAVQGLGFGIDFNTAPAAVPLAASATAPLSDARSRSIEELRLGHRVLGTNPETVAVDEIAEPDESWRAVSLQMRKETGDALKIELLRPLDWLTENGITVGETIHLDLPEQGAWGDAKVLNIGPCPAIEAGEGSVITGRFIHESSSPLLNVSIEGDEQPTGVTANHPFWSIDRNEFIAADDLNVGERVDTLSGIRRITSITPRGPPETVYNLEVHGQHVYRVGDAGVLVHNSCIQANKAAGDAVRDQIRNREAPALIEQYRRTVFGGRRIDVLTQGGVKRAYESKVGRTGLTKRVRRELAKDFRLLETGQVDEVIWEFARSGITGQVGPTAPLLAKLQKLGFKVIVNQ; encoded by the coding sequence ATGCTCGCCGCCGGGCTGGCGGTGCAGGGTCTGGGGTTCGGCATTGATTTTAACACCGCTCCCGCGGCGGTGCCGCTGGCGGCAAGTGCCACGGCCCCTCTTTCAGATGCACGCTCGCGGTCGATTGAAGAGTTGCGACTGGGGCATCGGGTTCTCGGCACGAACCCGGAGACCGTGGCCGTCGATGAGATCGCCGAGCCGGATGAGTCGTGGCGGGCCGTGTCTCTGCAGATGCGGAAGGAAACTGGCGACGCTTTAAAGATCGAACTGCTGCGCCCTCTCGACTGGCTGACCGAAAACGGCATTACCGTTGGCGAGACGATCCATCTCGACCTGCCCGAACAGGGGGCGTGGGGGGACGCAAAAGTCTTAAACATCGGCCCCTGCCCTGCGATTGAAGCGGGCGAAGGCTCCGTCATCACGGGGCGATTCATTCACGAAAGCAGCAGCCCGCTGCTGAATGTCAGCATTGAAGGTGACGAACAGCCGACCGGTGTCACGGCAAACCACCCGTTCTGGTCGATCGATCGAAATGAATTCATCGCCGCCGACGATTTAAACGTCGGCGAACGCGTCGATACACTAAGCGGCATTCGCCGCATCACCTCGATCACCCCCCGCGGCCCACCCGAGACCGTCTACAACCTCGAAGTCCACGGCCAACACGTCTACCGCGTCGGTGACGCGGGAGTCTTGGTGCATAATAGTTGTATTCAAGCAAATAAGGCTGCTGGCGATGCAGTGCGGGATCAAATTAGAAACCGGGAAGCGCCCGCATTGATAGAGCAATATCGCCGAACAGTTTTTGGCGGGCGACGTATCGACGTGCTAACGCAAGGTGGGGTAAAGCGAGCTTATGAGTCGAAGGTTGGGCGAACTGGGCTTACCAAACGAGTTCGTCGGGAATTGGCGAAAGACTTCCGGCTTCTGGAAACCGGGCAGGTTGACGAAGTTATTTGGGAATTTGCAAGAAGCGGAATAACTGGCCAAGTTGGTCCTACAGCTCCGCTACTGGCGAAATTACAAAAGCTGGGATTCAAAGTCATTGTGAATCAGTAG
- a CDS encoding DUF4304 domain-containing protein, whose amino-acid sequence MQTSAQSFIKAVELKLKPIMRELGFSGRGRNWNRVREPFIDCVRLQILSDNTACCVSLGEHLTFLPIIGKREPIDPKRVSADDCEIAFRMTPGEEVDFWWQFSDGDSAQSYLLSTMSAQLEKSFAIYSDFPRPFEEISESNICSEKSERILASMTHIRKALLLARVSEHVGDKHRAKSWARYGLEQDGRASAVKIQLRELLNRVSK is encoded by the coding sequence ATGCAAACAAGTGCTCAATCTTTTATCAAAGCTGTTGAATTAAAGTTGAAGCCCATTATGAGGGAGCTCGGCTTCAGTGGTCGAGGCCGAAATTGGAATCGCGTCCGTGAGCCGTTTATCGATTGTGTTCGTTTGCAAATTCTGAGCGACAACACGGCATGTTGCGTTTCACTGGGCGAGCACCTTACTTTTCTTCCAATTATCGGAAAAAGGGAACCTATCGATCCGAAGAGAGTCTCTGCTGACGACTGCGAGATTGCATTCCGCATGACTCCGGGCGAAGAAGTCGATTTCTGGTGGCAATTTTCTGACGGTGATTCCGCACAATCTTATTTACTGTCGACAATGTCAGCTCAACTCGAAAAGTCGTTTGCAATATACTCCGATTTTCCAAGACCTTTTGAAGAGATTTCCGAATCGAATATTTGTTCTGAGAAGTCGGAGAGAATCTTAGCTTCGATGACTCATATACGAAAAGCACTACTCCTCGCGCGTGTATCTGAACATGTCGGTGACAAACATCGGGCAAAGAGTTGGGCTCGATATGGATTGGAGCAAGATGGCCGCGCGTCGGCAGTTAAGATTCAATTGCGAGAGCTTCTGAATCGTGTTTCAAAGTAG
- a CDS encoding polymorphic toxin-type HINT domain-containing protein produces the protein MTRGWDISATAEPGVTNAELEFCDDEPLRFIAEPRPEPIIKIDDAPTTPARSASKGRNPVPPASLWRVALALTLLLSGGLIAATTFFTTGGATAAVAQNAAPTPEIDTSHRKPIEEIAAGDRVLARDEHGAAIGWREVEEVFERTSDHLRHLKIRSDAGDVQNFETTDEHPFWSATREAWIDAGDLKPGEKLTGPNGESFTLVLTQREAHPEGVTVYNFRVADAHTYYVAANNNPRGPPVLVHNAEYKPGDVQRNALDADKYPEAAKHLKDANGVGKPLTVDRLGADRRRREALKSVPTKPRLDRDEAPPAVFAEGSTSVRHIPPSDNRGAGAVIGNKLRGILDGARVIIDLISGS, from the coding sequence ATGACGCGCGGCTGGGACATCTCGGCGACGGCGGAACCCGGCGTGACGAACGCGGAGTTAGAGTTCTGCGATGACGAGCCGCTGCGGTTTATCGCCGAGCCAAGGCCCGAGCCGATCATCAAGATCGACGATGCCCCCACCACACCAGCCCGCAGCGCCAGCAAGGGACGTAACCCTGTGCCGCCCGCATCGCTCTGGCGGGTGGCCCTCGCGCTGACCCTGTTGCTCTCCGGCGGCCTCATCGCGGCCACAACATTCTTCACCACCGGCGGAGCGACCGCCGCGGTTGCTCAGAACGCCGCGCCGACCCCCGAGATCGACACCTCACACCGCAAGCCGATCGAGGAGATTGCAGCGGGTGACCGCGTTCTTGCCCGTGATGAGCACGGCGCAGCGATCGGCTGGCGCGAGGTCGAAGAGGTCTTCGAGCGCACCTCCGACCACCTGCGGCACTTAAAAATCCGCAGCGACGCCGGCGACGTGCAGAACTTCGAAACGACCGACGAACACCCCTTCTGGTCGGCCACTCGTGAAGCATGGATCGACGCGGGCGACTTAAAACCGGGCGAAAAACTCACCGGCCCGAACGGTGAGAGCTTCACCCTCGTCCTGACGCAACGCGAAGCGCACCCCGAAGGGGTCACCGTCTACAACTTCCGCGTCGCCGACGCCCATACCTACTACGTCGCCGCCAACAACAACCCCCGCGGCCCGCCGGTGTTGGTGCATAATGCGGAGTACAAGCCGGGTGATGTCCAACGCAATGCGCTTGATGCGGATAAATACCCTGAAGCTGCTAAGCATCTCAAGGACGCCAACGGCGTCGGCAAACCACTAACTGTTGATAGACTGGGTGCGGATCGGCGTCGCCGCGAGGCACTGAAAAGTGTACCCACGAAGCCTCGGTTGGATCGTGACGAAGCACCGCCAGCCGTCTTTGCCGAAGGAAGCACTAGCGTGCGTCACATTCCGCCTTCTGACAATCGCGGAGCTGGCGCCGTCATCGGAAATAAGTTGCGGGGCATTCTGGATGGTGCAAGAGTTATCATTGATCTTATTTCAGGGTCATAA
- a CDS encoding SMI1/KNR4 family protein: MNITKQVRSLEKLKIFDSRGFLPDLPDSITPRLQRELKSLYNNFNGFSAFGGAMHCFPSKASERTDITSWNKNELWKNRYPIDLKHVLCFAQSIIGDQYCIVGEKVGRFDPETGDVEAIGTSLKEWFDVINEETDFATGRPLLLEREENNGLVPDHSLLIPKIPFVCGGQFSVDNVVAVEAVRAMRIRGGIASQIHGHPDGTVFEFSFDE; this comes from the coding sequence ATGAATATCACAAAGCAAGTGCGATCCCTTGAGAAATTGAAAATATTTGATTCACGAGGTTTTTTGCCTGATTTGCCTGACTCCATCACACCTCGGCTACAACGCGAGTTGAAAAGTCTTTATAATAATTTTAATGGATTTTCTGCGTTCGGGGGTGCGATGCATTGTTTTCCATCCAAAGCAAGCGAAAGAACAGACATAACTTCTTGGAACAAGAATGAGCTTTGGAAGAACCGATACCCGATCGATTTAAAACACGTGCTTTGCTTTGCACAATCGATCATTGGGGATCAGTATTGTATTGTGGGCGAAAAGGTGGGACGGTTTGACCCTGAAACAGGTGACGTAGAAGCGATCGGCACGTCCCTTAAAGAGTGGTTCGACGTAATTAATGAGGAGACAGACTTCGCAACCGGTAGACCCTTGCTTCTCGAACGGGAAGAAAACAATGGTCTAGTACCTGATCACAGTTTATTGATTCCTAAGATACCGTTTGTTTGTGGTGGCCAATTTTCAGTTGATAATGTTGTTGCAGTTGAAGCAGTCAGGGCGATGCGGATCCGTGGTGGGATTGCAAGTCAGATTCACGGCCACCCAGACGGAACTGTCTTTGAGTTCTCGTTCGATGAGTGA
- a CDS encoding DUF1549 domain-containing protein, with translation MLRSRVALLIAFTVPSVLVFGERLSAPAFGEETDGAKSVSFHKDVEPILRANCAGCHQPARKQGGYLMTDFDALVVGGESGLAAVVPGKPDASYLLDQIVPDDDGNALMPKNAPPLNPMEIDTIRKWILQGAKNDAPQTDSPQYSVENPPVYRKRPVVTSMDFSPDGGLLAVAGFHEVLLHDAESDEIVARLVGLSERIETVRFSPDGSKLAACGGLPGRTGEIQIWDVETRELLMAKTVGYDTVYGVSWSPDGSTVAIGCPDNTVRGFNADTGEQTFFMGGHNDWALDTVFSSDGSHVVSVGRDMTAKLTEVDTERFVDNITSITPGALKGGILAVAAHPERNEIVIGGSDGTPKVYRMFRQTKRVIGDDANLIRTLPSLPGRVFAIDVSTDGTRIAAGSSTTDDGWLTVYGYEFDTELTKKLKEAMSKQTFRRSAEEKKLLEEYRSEGVVELCRISIPNTPVYTVAFDPSGQKIVAAGGDGMLRTYNAETGEELNAVSSVPIAGPAGSTTLASKNDFRRFPLAAQSTSSSPATNLRNVTGLSVLPAEIVLQDEFDYVQLLVTASINGGSPTEVVTRAKFEPADNLVTVSDTGLVLPQKDGSGSLVVRVGDAAVTVPVRVSGTSTLLEPDFVRDVNPALTKLGCNQGTCHGAKDGKNGFKLSLRGYDPLYDVRAFRDDHAARRVNRASAADSLMLLKATGSVAHVGGQLTRKGEGYYEIIRRWIEDGSQLDLDTPRVERIELQPQKPVVPLAGETRQFRVTAYYSDGRSRDVTREAFVESGDIEIASALPNGVMRAMRRGESPVLARYEGAYAATTLTVMGDRDGFTWQEPEKWTAIDEFVARKWERMKIRPSGLSSDADFIRRVYLDLTGLPPSVEEVKLFLADRRPDRVKRDELIDRLIGSEEYVDRWTNKWADLLQVNSKFLGDEGAKQFHAWIREQVETNRPYDEFARDILTATGSNRENPAASYYKVLRDPLATMENTTHLFLAVRFNCNKCHDHPFERWTQDQYYETAAFFGRVGLKKDPASKNRNIGGTAVEGATPLFEVVYDKESGEVKHDRTGVETAPEFPYEATFSTADDASRREKLAAWMTSPDNQYFATSYVNRLWGYLLGVGLIEPLDDIRAGNPPTNPELLDYLTREFLESGFNTQHVIRLICQSRTYQLSVESNKWNADDSVNYSHAIARRLPAEMLYDSLHKVLGSKPDIPTLPGATRAAALPDAQLDAKSGFLANFGRPARESACECERSTNMELGNVMTLISGSTLAEAIASPSNELTALVRREKNDREMFRQIFLRILNRPATEAEIDAAIKSMNRLDNDHARLQAALTKREIEVAPIRAERELVRAKAIAAARTELDEYKASNAEKVAKREADRQAKIDAASAELQAFEDQFDSKLSAWEQSIQSESAVWSTLDPHVLVATNGAKLKRLDDGSFLASGNPDRTKFRIVADVPMTRITGIRIEALPHESLPKNGPGRSEDGRFILTELSGKARGLVSTGDVSGPVVAQKNVKENTRPGEPLKFGEPVANDAAGGYPVKEAVDGNRSRNDNGWSVDRNFGQVQWAVFPLKQPIEGEIGVRLEIELLHDHLDDNSFFGRFRIDVTEQADVSLGVPRELFTLLETPAEDRTAQQWVELTKTFRLTDPEYNRLTSVLAAARKPLPEDPKVTGLENRIERLSRPLPEDPLLERLRTDFAMSKRQLGDKRLIAAQDLAWVLINSPSFLFNH, from the coding sequence ATGCTGCGTTCCCGCGTCGCTTTACTGATAGCGTTCACCGTTCCTTCTGTTCTCGTGTTCGGTGAGCGCCTTTCGGCACCAGCGTTTGGCGAGGAAACGGACGGAGCGAAGTCCGTCAGTTTTCATAAAGATGTGGAGCCGATTCTGCGGGCGAATTGTGCAGGGTGTCACCAGCCCGCGCGGAAGCAAGGCGGCTACCTGATGACCGATTTCGACGCCCTCGTAGTCGGGGGTGAATCGGGACTGGCGGCGGTTGTGCCGGGCAAGCCTGACGCGAGTTATCTGCTGGATCAGATTGTGCCAGACGACGACGGCAACGCTTTGATGCCGAAGAACGCCCCGCCGTTGAATCCCATGGAGATCGACACGATCCGAAAGTGGATCCTCCAAGGGGCGAAGAACGACGCTCCTCAAACCGATTCGCCGCAGTACTCGGTCGAAAACCCGCCTGTTTACCGCAAGCGGCCGGTCGTGACATCAATGGACTTTTCACCGGACGGCGGGCTGCTAGCCGTCGCCGGCTTTCATGAAGTGCTGCTGCACGATGCGGAGAGTGACGAAATCGTCGCTCGGCTCGTCGGCCTTTCTGAGCGGATCGAGACCGTCCGATTCTCACCGGACGGATCGAAACTGGCCGCATGTGGCGGGCTCCCCGGCCGGACCGGAGAAATTCAGATTTGGGACGTTGAAACCCGCGAATTGCTGATGGCCAAGACGGTCGGTTACGACACGGTGTACGGCGTAAGCTGGTCGCCTGACGGGTCAACAGTGGCGATCGGATGTCCCGATAATACCGTCCGCGGATTTAACGCCGATACGGGCGAGCAGACGTTTTTTATGGGCGGACATAACGATTGGGCCCTCGATACGGTGTTTTCCAGCGACGGCAGCCACGTCGTCTCGGTCGGTCGCGACATGACGGCCAAGCTGACCGAAGTCGATACGGAACGATTCGTTGACAATATCACGTCCATTACCCCCGGGGCTTTGAAGGGCGGCATCCTCGCCGTGGCAGCCCATCCGGAGCGAAATGAAATCGTGATCGGCGGCTCGGATGGAACGCCGAAGGTGTACCGGATGTTCCGCCAGACGAAGCGGGTGATCGGCGATGATGCCAACCTGATCCGCACCCTGCCCTCGCTACCCGGACGGGTTTTTGCCATTGACGTGAGTACCGACGGGACCCGGATTGCCGCCGGCTCCAGCACAACTGACGACGGCTGGCTCACGGTCTACGGGTACGAATTCGATACCGAACTGACAAAGAAGCTCAAAGAGGCGATGTCGAAGCAGACGTTCCGTCGGTCGGCTGAAGAAAAGAAGCTGCTGGAGGAGTATCGGAGCGAAGGCGTCGTCGAGTTGTGCCGCATTTCGATTCCGAATACGCCCGTCTATACCGTCGCGTTCGACCCGAGTGGCCAAAAAATTGTGGCCGCGGGCGGTGACGGAATGCTGCGAACGTACAATGCGGAGACCGGTGAGGAACTCAATGCCGTTTCATCCGTACCAATTGCCGGTCCTGCCGGATCGACGACCCTGGCAAGCAAAAATGATTTTCGCCGGTTCCCTCTGGCGGCCCAGTCGACCTCGTCATCCCCCGCCACTAATTTGCGGAATGTGACCGGGCTCTCCGTTCTACCGGCCGAGATCGTGCTGCAGGACGAATTCGATTACGTGCAGCTTCTGGTCACCGCCTCGATCAATGGCGGTTCTCCGACGGAAGTCGTCACCCGAGCGAAATTTGAGCCGGCTGATAATCTGGTCACAGTCAGCGACACCGGACTGGTTCTGCCGCAAAAAGACGGGAGCGGCTCACTTGTGGTGAGAGTTGGTGATGCCGCGGTGACGGTGCCGGTACGGGTCTCCGGGACATCCACGCTGCTCGAGCCCGACTTTGTTCGGGACGTGAATCCAGCCCTGACGAAGCTCGGCTGCAATCAGGGTACGTGCCACGGTGCCAAAGACGGGAAGAACGGCTTCAAGCTCTCGCTTCGCGGATACGACCCGCTTTACGACGTGCGGGCCTTCAGAGACGATCATGCCGCGCGGCGGGTCAATCGGGCCTCGGCTGCGGACAGTCTGATGTTGCTGAAGGCGACCGGCAGTGTCGCGCATGTCGGCGGGCAGTTGACGCGCAAAGGCGAAGGCTATTACGAGATCATCCGACGCTGGATTGAGGACGGATCACAGCTCGATCTCGACACGCCACGGGTCGAGCGGATCGAACTTCAGCCTCAGAAACCGGTGGTGCCGCTTGCTGGCGAAACACGGCAATTCCGCGTCACCGCCTATTACAGTGACGGTCGATCGCGAGACGTCACGCGTGAAGCTTTCGTGGAGAGTGGCGACATCGAGATCGCTTCCGCCCTGCCGAACGGTGTTATGCGGGCCATGCGACGAGGTGAGTCGCCGGTCCTGGCACGATACGAAGGGGCATATGCGGCGACGACGTTGACCGTGATGGGCGACCGCGACGGATTTACGTGGCAGGAACCCGAGAAGTGGACCGCGATCGATGAATTCGTTGCCCGCAAGTGGGAGCGAATGAAGATCAGGCCGTCCGGCTTGAGTAGTGATGCCGATTTCATTCGTCGGGTCTATCTCGATCTGACCGGGCTGCCCCCGAGCGTTGAGGAAGTGAAATTGTTCCTCGCCGATCGTCGTCCCGACCGCGTCAAGCGGGACGAATTGATCGATCGCCTGATCGGTAGCGAGGAATACGTCGATCGCTGGACCAACAAGTGGGCTGACCTGCTGCAGGTTAACAGCAAGTTCCTCGGCGACGAGGGAGCGAAGCAGTTCCATGCGTGGATTCGCGAGCAAGTCGAAACCAATCGGCCGTACGACGAATTCGCGCGCGACATCCTCACCGCGACCGGCTCGAATCGGGAGAACCCGGCGGCTTCCTACTACAAGGTGTTGCGTGATCCGCTGGCGACGATGGAGAACACAACGCATCTCTTTCTGGCGGTCCGCTTTAACTGCAACAAGTGTCACGACCACCCGTTCGAGCGTTGGACGCAGGACCAATATTACGAGACGGCCGCGTTCTTCGGTCGGGTCGGGTTGAAGAAAGACCCGGCGAGCAAAAATCGCAATATCGGCGGTACCGCGGTCGAAGGGGCGACACCGCTGTTTGAAGTCGTCTACGACAAAGAATCGGGCGAAGTGAAACACGACCGCACTGGCGTGGAGACGGCTCCCGAGTTCCCGTACGAGGCAACCTTCAGCACGGCTGACGACGCGTCGCGACGCGAGAAACTCGCCGCGTGGATGACGTCGCCGGACAACCAATACTTCGCGACGAGTTACGTCAACCGGCTGTGGGGCTATCTGCTGGGGGTCGGATTGATCGAACCGCTCGACGACATCCGCGCCGGCAATCCGCCCACGAATCCGGAACTGCTCGACTATCTGACGCGTGAGTTCCTCGAGAGTGGCTTCAACACGCAGCACGTGATTCGGCTGATCTGCCAGTCACGAACGTATCAACTGTCGGTCGAGTCGAACAAGTGGAATGCCGACGACTCGGTTAATTACTCGCACGCGATCGCCCGTCGGCTGCCGGCGGAGATGTTGTACGACTCGCTTCACAAGGTGCTGGGCAGCAAGCCCGACATCCCGACGCTACCGGGCGCAACGCGTGCCGCCGCCCTGCCCGATGCGCAACTCGACGCCAAGAGCGGATTCCTCGCAAACTTCGGCCGTCCGGCAAGGGAAAGCGCCTGTGAGTGTGAGCGGTCGACCAACATGGAACTCGGCAACGTGATGACGCTCATCAGCGGCTCGACGCTCGCCGAGGCGATTGCGTCGCCGTCCAACGAACTGACCGCGCTGGTTCGTCGGGAGAAAAATGACCGCGAGATGTTCCGGCAAATCTTCCTGAGAATTCTCAACCGCCCGGCGACCGAGGCCGAGATCGACGCGGCGATCAAGTCGATGAACCGCCTCGACAATGATCATGCCCGGTTGCAAGCGGCGCTAACGAAGCGCGAGATTGAAGTCGCCCCGATTCGGGCCGAGCGCGAACTCGTACGAGCAAAGGCCATCGCCGCGGCACGGACGGAACTCGACGAGTACAAGGCTTCGAACGCAGAGAAAGTCGCGAAACGTGAAGCCGATCGACAGGCGAAAATCGATGCGGCATCGGCTGAGCTTCAAGCGTTCGAAGATCAGTTCGACAGCAAATTGTCGGCCTGGGAGCAGTCAATTCAAAGTGAGAGCGCCGTCTGGTCGACGCTCGACCCTCACGTTCTGGTTGCCACGAACGGCGCGAAGCTGAAACGACTCGACGATGGGTCGTTCCTGGCATCAGGCAATCCCGACCGGACTAAATTCCGCATCGTCGCCGACGTCCCGATGACTCGCATTACGGGCATTCGAATCGAAGCATTGCCTCACGAATCGCTGCCGAAGAACGGCCCGGGCCGATCGGAGGATGGGCGATTCATTCTCACGGAACTGTCCGGTAAGGCCCGCGGACTGGTCAGTACGGGAGACGTCTCCGGTCCGGTCGTTGCACAAAAGAACGTGAAGGAAAATACCCGGCCGGGTGAGCCGCTGAAGTTCGGCGAACCGGTCGCGAACGACGCCGCGGGAGGCTATCCGGTCAAGGAAGCGGTCGACGGCAATCGAAGCCGGAATGACAACGGCTGGTCGGTCGACCGAAACTTTGGTCAGGTGCAATGGGCGGTCTTCCCACTCAAGCAGCCGATCGAAGGGGAAATCGGCGTTCGATTGGAAATTGAACTGCTGCATGATCATCTCGACGACAACAGCTTCTTCGGTCGGTTCCGCATCGACGTCACCGAACAAGCCGATGTCTCGCTCGGCGTGCCGCGGGAGCTCTTCACGCTGCTCGAAACGCCGGCCGAAGATCGCACCGCGCAGCAGTGGGTCGAACTGACCAAAACGTTCCGGCTAACCGATCCGGAATACAACCGGCTGACGTCGGTACTGGCTGCCGCGCGGAAACCGTTGCCGGAAGATCCGAAGGTGACCGGTCTGGAAAATCGCATCGAACGGCTCAGTCGTCCGCTGCCGGAGGACCCGTTGCTCGAGCGACTCCGGACCGACTTCGCGATGAGTAAACGGCAATTGGGAGACAAACGGCTCATTGCCGCACAGGACCTCGCGTGGGTGCTCATCAACAGCCCGTCGTTCCTGTTCAATCACTAA